The Chitinophaga sp. H8 genome contains a region encoding:
- a CDS encoding 3-hydroxybutyryl-CoA dehydrogenase, giving the protein MQKIAVIGAGTMGNGIAHVFAQNGYAVNLIDVSAAALEKAVQTITKNLDRQLAKESITAAIKNETLQHITTYTDIPSGVKEVQLVVEAATENVTLKLKIFQELDQHAAPDTILATNTSSISITRIAAATKRPGQVIGMHFMNPVPVMKLVEIINGYATEKSVTTAIVALSEKLGKVPCVVNDYPGFIANRILMPMINEAICSLYEGVAGVNEIDTVMKLGMAHPMGPLQLADFIGLDVCLSILQVLHDGFGNPKYAPCPLLVNMVTAGYLGVKSGEGFYKYTAGSKDLVVSQRFL; this is encoded by the coding sequence ATGCAAAAAATAGCAGTTATAGGTGCAGGTACTATGGGCAATGGTATTGCGCACGTATTTGCTCAAAACGGATATGCTGTAAACCTGATTGATGTTTCAGCAGCAGCATTGGAAAAGGCAGTGCAAACCATCACCAAAAACCTGGATCGCCAGCTGGCAAAAGAAAGTATTACAGCGGCCATTAAAAATGAAACTCTTCAGCACATTACTACGTATACGGATATCCCTTCCGGCGTAAAAGAGGTGCAACTGGTGGTGGAAGCAGCCACGGAAAATGTGACGCTGAAACTGAAAATATTCCAGGAGCTGGATCAGCATGCTGCGCCGGATACCATCCTGGCTACGAACACTTCCTCTATTTCTATTACCCGTATTGCTGCTGCTACCAAACGCCCCGGGCAGGTAATAGGCATGCACTTCATGAATCCTGTCCCGGTGATGAAACTGGTAGAGATCATTAACGGATATGCTACAGAAAAATCAGTGACCACTGCTATTGTTGCGTTGTCTGAAAAGCTGGGCAAAGTACCCTGTGTGGTAAATGATTATCCCGGTTTTATTGCCAACCGCATCCTCATGCCCATGATCAATGAAGCCATCTGCTCCCTCTATGAAGGAGTAGCGGGCGTAAACGAAATTGATACGGTCATGAAACTGGGTATGGCCCATCCTATGGGGCCATTACAGCTGGCCGACTTTATCGGGCTGGATGTATGTCTGTCTATCCTTCAGGTGTTGCACGACGGGTTTGGTAATCCGAAATATGCCCCCTGTCCACTGCTGGTAAATATGGTTACTGCCGGCTACCTGGGTGTTAAAAGCGGAGAAGGCTTCTATAAGTATACCGCTGGCAGCAAGGATTTGGTGGTAAGCCAACGTTTCCTGTAA
- a CDS encoding carboxypeptidase-like regulatory domain-containing protein, which produces MHIKKIYILFTFLFVPFLLKAQITQFKDSIIQLSGITMTADSLRAIPAVSIMVKGQGRGTISNSQGVFSIVAFKGDTLSFTAVGFKKKDYRIDPTLPGNNYSMIQLMVEDTTYLPVTIIKPYPTREEFERAFVSSDIPDDAYEIARKNTQAARLRALARYTPIDGREGVNMFLNKQAQSLYYAGQQPPQNIFNPLAWAQFIQAWKRGDFKRKDD; this is translated from the coding sequence ATGCATATTAAGAAAATCTACATACTGTTCACATTCCTATTCGTTCCTTTTCTGTTAAAAGCGCAAATAACGCAGTTTAAGGACAGCATTATCCAGTTATCCGGTATTACTATGACGGCCGACAGCCTGAGGGCCATTCCTGCAGTGAGTATTATGGTAAAAGGGCAAGGCCGGGGAACGATTTCCAATAGCCAGGGGGTATTTTCCATTGTAGCCTTTAAAGGGGATACCCTTTCCTTCACAGCAGTGGGTTTTAAGAAAAAAGATTATCGTATTGATCCTACCCTTCCTGGTAATAACTATTCCATGATTCAGCTGATGGTAGAAGATACCACGTATCTGCCGGTTACTATCATTAAACCATACCCCACACGGGAAGAATTTGAACGCGCTTTTGTAAGCTCCGATATTCCGGATGATGCTTATGAAATAGCCCGTAAAAACACCCAGGCAGCACGACTGCGTGCACTGGCCCGTTATACGCCTATTGACGGACGGGAAGGCGTAAATATGTTCCTCAATAAACAAGCACAATCACTCTACTACGCCGGACAACAACCACCTCAAAACATCTTCAATCCGCTGGCATGGGCACAGTTTATACAGGCCTGGAAGCGGGGCGACTTCAAGCGAAAAGACGATTAA
- a CDS encoding Mrp/NBP35 family ATP-binding protein, giving the protein MITKEQILQALSNVEEPDLGKDLVTLNMVKDVEIDGNKVKFTVVLTTPACPLKEMIKNACIAAIHLLVSKDIEVQVNMTANVSSNRKDAQATLPNVKNIIVVASGKGGVGKSTVAANLALALAKDGAKVGLMDADIYGPSVPIMFGVRGERPMMVNVAGKGMIMPMEKFGIKLMSIGLLVDDKQAVVWRGPMASSALKQFISDVYWDELDYLVIDMPPGTGDIHLTLVQTVPVTGAIIVTTPQDVALADAKRGIAMFNGAQIRVPVLGLVENMAYFTPAELPENKYYIFGKEGGKRLAEDLEIPFLGQIPLVQSIREGGDDGVPVMAGNDEITKKAFLDFAGSAARSIAMRNANLQPTKIVEMMV; this is encoded by the coding sequence ATGATCACAAAAGAGCAGATTTTACAGGCTTTGAGCAATGTGGAAGAGCCGGATTTAGGGAAGGATCTGGTGACACTGAACATGGTGAAAGACGTGGAAATTGATGGAAATAAAGTGAAGTTTACCGTCGTACTGACAACCCCTGCATGCCCGTTAAAAGAAATGATAAAAAATGCCTGTATTGCTGCCATTCACCTGCTGGTAAGCAAGGATATAGAAGTACAGGTAAATATGACAGCTAATGTGAGCAGTAACAGGAAGGATGCGCAAGCTACTTTGCCTAATGTAAAGAATATCATTGTTGTAGCTTCTGGTAAGGGTGGTGTAGGTAAATCTACCGTGGCAGCCAATCTGGCACTGGCACTGGCAAAGGATGGTGCTAAAGTGGGCCTGATGGATGCAGATATCTATGGTCCTTCTGTGCCTATTATGTTTGGTGTACGTGGTGAAAGGCCTATGATGGTGAATGTAGCAGGCAAAGGCATGATTATGCCGATGGAAAAATTTGGCATCAAACTGATGTCTATCGGATTGCTGGTAGATGATAAGCAGGCAGTTGTATGGCGTGGCCCTATGGCCAGCAGTGCACTGAAACAGTTTATTTCTGATGTATACTGGGATGAACTGGATTACCTGGTGATTGATATGCCGCCAGGTACCGGGGATATTCACTTAACATTGGTACAAACAGTACCGGTAACCGGGGCTATTATTGTTACCACACCACAGGATGTAGCACTGGCGGATGCCAAAAGAGGTATTGCCATGTTCAATGGTGCACAGATCAGGGTACCTGTACTCGGACTGGTGGAAAACATGGCCTACTTCACTCCGGCAGAACTTCCGGAAAATAAATACTACATTTTTGGTAAAGAAGGCGGTAAGCGCCTGGCAGAAGACCTTGAAATTCCTTTCCTCGGACAAATACCACTGGTGCAGAGCATCCGTGAAGGAGGAGATGATGGGGTGCCGGTGATGGCAGGTAATGATGAAATTACCAAGAAAGCTTTCCTGGACTTTGCAGGAAGTGCGGCCCGCAGCATTGCCATGCGTAATGCCAATCTGCAGCCTACCAAAATTGTGGAAATGATGGTATAA
- a CDS encoding FMN-binding negative transcriptional regulator — translation MYTPKYNQEKDWNTIAAFIRENSFAMLVNTAPDGVPLATHLPVELVEKTAGEFVLQGHIAKINPQWESFTTGTTLVVFTAPHAYISSSWYEKDKIPTWNYIAIHVYGQIRIQETAELQHSLEQLMNRYEAASAHPVHMRDIDDKTLHNNLKAIVGFELTITEVNARYKLSQNRNDRDYASVVTHLKEAGGENALQIAAEMEKRRKL, via the coding sequence ATGTATACACCTAAATATAATCAGGAAAAAGATTGGAATACCATTGCTGCATTTATCCGGGAAAACAGTTTTGCGATGCTGGTGAATACAGCCCCGGATGGGGTACCACTGGCCACACATCTGCCCGTGGAACTGGTAGAGAAAACGGCCGGAGAATTTGTATTGCAAGGGCATATTGCAAAGATTAATCCACAGTGGGAATCCTTTACAACCGGCACTACGCTGGTGGTTTTTACTGCACCGCATGCCTATATTTCCTCCTCCTGGTATGAAAAAGATAAGATCCCTACGTGGAATTATATAGCCATACATGTATATGGCCAGATCCGTATTCAGGAAACAGCAGAACTGCAGCATTCACTGGAGCAACTGATGAACCGGTATGAGGCTGCCTCTGCCCATCCGGTGCATATGCGGGATATTGATGACAAAACCCTGCATAATAACCTGAAAGCTATTGTTGGGTTTGAACTGACCATTACGGAAGTGAATGCACGGTATAAGCTGAGCCAGAACAGAAACGACCGGGATTATGCCAGTGTGGTTACACACCTGAAAGAAGCGGGAGGGGAAAATGCATTGCAGATAGCTGCAGAAATGGAAAAACGGAGAAAGTTATAA